A genomic region of Microbacterium schleiferi contains the following coding sequences:
- a CDS encoding FBP domain-containing protein — translation MRPLTDAQIRASFLNASRSERKNLILPTDLESRDWESLDYLGFRDPKLPKLASVIVELDDEPVGILLRQTDARPRSRPQCSWCNDIQLPNDVVMFAAKRAGDAGRRGDTVGILVCENFECSVNVRKLPPSAYLGFDREAARDRRIAALRSQVTDFARAVRDGT, via the coding sequence ATGCGTCCGCTCACCGATGCCCAGATTCGGGCGTCCTTCCTCAACGCCTCGCGCAGCGAGCGCAAGAACCTCATCCTTCCCACCGACCTGGAATCCCGGGACTGGGAGTCGCTGGACTATCTCGGATTCCGCGATCCGAAGCTTCCGAAGCTCGCATCGGTCATCGTGGAACTCGACGACGAACCGGTCGGCATCCTCCTGCGGCAGACGGATGCCCGGCCCCGCAGCAGGCCGCAATGCTCCTGGTGCAACGACATCCAACTCCCCAACGATGTCGTGATGTTCGCTGCCAAGCGCGCCGGCGATGCCGGTCGCCGCGGCGATACGGTCGGCATCCTGGTCTGCGAGAACTTCGAGTGCTCGGTCAACGTGCGAAAGCTCCCGCCCTCGGCCTACCTCGGGTTCGACCGTGAGGCGGCGCGGGATCGTCGAATCGCGGCCCTGCGGTCGCAGGTGACCGATTTCGCGCGCGCCGTGCGGGACGGGACGTAG
- a CDS encoding Nramp family divalent metal transporter: MPKTPPAVPTPAVSMRVRAPRLVWLLGPAMVAGVAYLDPGNVASNMTAGARYGYLLVWVVVVANVMAWLIQYLSAKLGVVTGESLPQALGSRIRGTWGRRLYWLQAELVAMATDVAEIIGGAVALNLLFGIPLLWGGVITGVVSLGLLIIQSRRGARPFEIVIIGLVVLIAVGFTAGVFVAPPDPAGIASGLVPRFEDAGSVLLAASILGATVMPHAIYAHSALSRDRFTPTATAPPFTPGSAAADLETGRGVSTRRLLTATRWDVTIAMIIAGTVNLCILLLAAANLAGVPGTDSLEGAYAALRDGLGPIIATLFAVGLLASGLASTAVGAYAGAEVMSGLLRIRVPLVVRRLVTLIPALLILGLGVDPTVALVLSQVVLSFGIPFALVPLVWLTARRGVLGAFRNRPATTILGIVSAGLLITLNLVLLWLVFTGA, encoded by the coding sequence ATGCCGAAGACGCCCCCCGCCGTGCCCACTCCCGCGGTGTCGATGCGTGTGCGCGCTCCCCGGCTGGTGTGGCTGCTCGGTCCGGCGATGGTGGCAGGCGTCGCGTACCTGGACCCCGGCAACGTCGCGAGCAATATGACAGCCGGCGCGCGCTACGGGTATCTGCTGGTGTGGGTCGTCGTCGTCGCCAACGTCATGGCGTGGCTCATCCAGTACCTGTCAGCGAAGCTCGGCGTCGTCACGGGCGAGAGCCTGCCTCAGGCACTCGGGAGCAGGATCCGCGGCACATGGGGCCGGCGCCTGTACTGGCTTCAGGCCGAACTCGTGGCGATGGCCACCGATGTCGCCGAGATCATCGGCGGTGCCGTGGCACTGAACCTGCTGTTCGGCATCCCGCTGCTGTGGGGCGGGGTCATCACCGGGGTCGTCTCCCTCGGCCTGCTGATCATCCAGTCGCGGCGCGGGGCCAGGCCGTTCGAAATCGTCATCATCGGGCTGGTGGTTCTCATCGCGGTCGGTTTCACAGCCGGCGTTTTCGTCGCGCCGCCCGACCCGGCGGGCATCGCCTCGGGCCTCGTTCCTCGCTTCGAGGATGCCGGGTCGGTGCTGCTGGCAGCATCCATTCTCGGCGCGACAGTCATGCCGCACGCGATCTACGCGCACTCGGCACTCAGCCGTGACCGGTTCACCCCGACAGCGACGGCTCCGCCGTTCACCCCGGGCTCGGCCGCTGCCGATCTCGAGACCGGTCGCGGGGTCTCGACGCGGCGACTTCTCACCGCGACGCGCTGGGATGTCACGATCGCCATGATCATCGCGGGCACCGTCAACCTCTGCATCCTGCTGCTGGCTGCCGCGAACCTCGCCGGGGTGCCCGGCACCGACTCACTCGAGGGCGCATATGCGGCGCTCCGGGACGGGCTCGGCCCGATCATCGCGACACTGTTCGCGGTCGGCCTGCTCGCGAGCGGACTGGCCTCGACCGCCGTGGGTGCCTATGCGGGTGCCGAGGTCATGAGCGGCCTGCTGCGCATCCGGGTACCGCTCGTGGTTCGGCGTCTTGTCACGCTCATTCCGGCTCTGCTGATCCTCGGGCTCGGTGTGGACCCGACCGTCGCTCTGGTCCTCAGCCAAGTGGTGCTCTCCTTCGGGATCCCGTTCGCCCTCGTTCCGCTCGTGTGGCTCACCGCGCGCCGCGGCGTGCTCGGCGCCTTCCGGAATCGCCCCGCCACGACCATCCTCGGCATCGTGTCAGCGGGGCTGCTGATCACGCTGAACCTCGTGCTGTTGTGGCTCGTTTTCACTGGCGCGTGA
- a CDS encoding serine hydrolase: MTLPVAQLGIVPLLVETSAALEAGRLDHTETVSRPPREQHISAGLWRHFATEDLAVCDLAVLTAAAADPLATNALIDLVGLDPVRERIQHLGLTRTALLDRVREDRGPDDAPHLALSTTRELTSLFSALANGRAVSASVSAQVIGWLALNTDLGLAAGATGLDPLAHGGSADQLLLVNKTGRDRGIRAEAGVLAGTRAGVAYAMIVQFAEETPLDRLRVHDAFRVLGADLMEAVH, from the coding sequence ATCACCCTCCCGGTCGCTCAGCTCGGCATCGTTCCGCTGCTGGTCGAGACCTCGGCGGCGCTGGAGGCGGGCCGACTGGATCATACGGAGACGGTTTCGCGTCCACCCCGGGAGCAGCACATCTCGGCTGGGCTCTGGCGCCACTTTGCGACCGAGGACCTCGCGGTGTGCGATCTGGCTGTGCTGACGGCTGCGGCAGCGGATCCGCTCGCGACCAATGCGCTCATCGACCTCGTGGGACTGGACCCCGTGCGAGAGCGGATTCAGCACCTCGGACTCACCCGAACTGCGCTGCTCGACCGTGTTCGCGAAGACCGGGGGCCCGATGATGCTCCTCACCTCGCGCTATCCACGACCCGCGAGCTCACGTCGTTGTTCTCGGCGCTCGCGAACGGTCGAGCGGTGTCGGCGTCGGTGAGCGCGCAGGTCATCGGCTGGCTTGCACTGAACACGGACCTCGGCCTGGCCGCCGGCGCGACAGGCCTCGATCCCCTGGCCCACGGGGGCAGCGCCGACCAGTTGCTGCTGGTGAACAAGACCGGACGCGACCGCGGCATCCGGGCTGAAGCGGGGGTTCTTGCCGGGACGCGAGCAGGAGTCGCCTACGCGATGATCGTTCAGTTCGCGGAAGAGACCCCGCTTGACCGGCTTCGCGTGCACGACGCGTTCCGTGTCCTGGGAGCCGATCTCATGGAGGCCGTGCACTGA
- a CDS encoding TrmH family RNA methyltransferase — MHDETEPGSEPELSHGVGPWPGGPANWPDDPRLDPELLAEGDRRNVVDRYRYWRMDAIVADLDEKRHPFHVAIENWQHDLNIGSIVRSANAFLAAEVHIIGRRRWNKRGAMVTDRYQHVRHHEDVAAFAAWADAAGLPVIAVDNVEGSRPLPLADLPQACVLLFGQEGPGLSDEALAAASGSVEIAQYGSTRSINAAAAAAVVMYEWCRRWA; from the coding sequence GTGCACGACGAGACCGAGCCCGGCAGCGAGCCGGAGCTGTCGCACGGCGTCGGGCCGTGGCCTGGCGGGCCCGCGAACTGGCCCGATGACCCGCGCCTGGATCCCGAGCTCCTTGCCGAGGGAGACCGCCGCAACGTCGTTGACCGGTACCGCTACTGGCGGATGGACGCGATCGTGGCTGACCTCGACGAGAAGCGGCATCCGTTTCACGTCGCGATCGAGAACTGGCAGCACGATCTCAACATCGGCTCCATCGTCCGCAGCGCCAACGCGTTCCTCGCCGCCGAGGTGCACATCATCGGGCGCCGTCGCTGGAACAAGCGCGGCGCGATGGTCACCGACCGCTATCAGCACGTGCGCCACCACGAGGATGTCGCGGCGTTCGCCGCCTGGGCGGATGCCGCGGGACTGCCGGTGATCGCGGTCGACAACGTCGAGGGTTCGCGTCCGCTCCCGCTCGCAGACCTGCCGCAGGCCTGCGTGCTGCTGTTCGGGCAGGAAGGTCCGGGCCTGTCGGACGAGGCGCTGGCCGCGGCATCCGGCAGCGTCGAGATCGCGCAGTACGGCTCGACCCGCTCGATCAACGCCGCGGCGGCAGCGGCAGTCGTGATGTACGAGTGGTGTCGCCGGTGGGCCTAA
- a CDS encoding SDR family NAD(P)-dependent oxidoreductase → MARRRWDPESLPDLSGQSYLVTGSNAGLGYFASEQLARAGAHVIMSGRNPKRLSAARATLAGRVPDADIESLIIDTAKQGSIRSAAASLRTRGPLDGVLLNAGIVHPPRRRETTSEGAEVVVATNALGHFALAGELLVPLARSGGRMVWLGSMSISLTPYDPVDLQLTEEYSGWRAYVQSKVVTTALGLEADRRLREHGVPVDSVVVHPGYSTSGRTPGLHGVNQPSKITRFVDNLQTPFTQSKEHGAWPLVRALVDPSISGGQIWGPRYIVKGDPRRSRLPRIVRDPERLARIWEACEAATRTRWPFGAASVAR, encoded by the coding sequence GTGGCGCGTAGGCGGTGGGACCCCGAGTCGCTGCCCGACCTGTCCGGGCAGTCGTACCTCGTCACGGGCTCCAACGCCGGTCTCGGGTACTTCGCGAGCGAGCAACTGGCCCGCGCCGGAGCACATGTGATCATGTCGGGGCGCAATCCCAAGCGACTCTCCGCCGCGCGGGCGACCCTTGCCGGCCGCGTTCCGGATGCCGATATCGAATCTCTCATCATCGACACCGCCAAGCAGGGCTCGATCCGTTCGGCCGCGGCATCCTTGCGGACCCGGGGGCCGCTGGACGGCGTCCTTCTCAACGCCGGCATCGTGCACCCTCCCCGGCGTCGCGAGACGACCTCCGAGGGGGCCGAGGTCGTGGTGGCCACCAACGCGCTCGGACACTTCGCGCTTGCTGGCGAGTTGCTGGTTCCGCTGGCCCGTTCGGGTGGACGAATGGTGTGGCTCGGGAGTATGTCGATCTCGCTCACGCCCTACGATCCGGTCGACCTCCAGCTGACCGAGGAGTACTCGGGGTGGCGCGCCTACGTGCAGTCGAAGGTCGTGACAACCGCCCTCGGGCTTGAAGCCGATCGTCGCCTCCGCGAGCACGGCGTGCCCGTCGACAGTGTCGTCGTGCACCCGGGATACTCGACCAGCGGTCGTACTCCGGGCCTTCACGGGGTGAATCAACCGAGCAAGATCACCCGGTTCGTCGACAACCTGCAGACGCCTTTCACCCAGTCCAAGGAACACGGGGCGTGGCCGCTCGTGCGGGCGCTGGTCGACCCGTCGATCTCGGGAGGACAGATCTGGGGACCGCGCTACATCGTCAAGGGTGATCCGCGGCGGTCGCGCCTTCCGCGGATCGTGCGCGACCCCGAGCGCCTCGCGCGTATCTGGGAAGCCTGCGAAGCGGCAACGCGGACCCGCTGGCCGTTCGGCGCGGCATCCGTCGCCCGCTGA
- a CDS encoding MATE family efflux transporter: MHSRPAGAPSSLNRDILRLAVPALGALMAEPLFLIVDSALVGHLGTVPLAALGIASAILQTIVGLMVFLAYSTTPAVARRFGAGDARSAVSVGIDGLWLALGLGALLALAGSLATPPLVSLFGASEQVAADAVTYLQISMWGLPAMLIVFAATGLLRGMQDTVTPLWIAAAGFGANAALNALFIYGLGWGIAGSAVGTVLAQWGMVVAYVGVIGRLARRHSAQVRPSARGVRGSARTGGWLFLRTVSLRIALLTTVAVATGLGTEELAGWQVAYTIFSAAAFALDALAIAAQALIGKSLGEEDHARVRKVLQRTSAWGLWFGIVVGAGVAAASGVIGILFTGDSELAAIVQPALLVLAVAQPLCGIVFVWDGVLIGAGDARYLAIAGALNLVPFLPALALVAVFHPGGAAGLAWLAVAFFGVYMLARAATLGWRLRGHAWLGSTLNV; the protein is encoded by the coding sequence GTGCACTCTCGACCCGCCGGGGCCCCCTCGTCGCTGAACCGCGACATCCTGCGGCTCGCGGTGCCGGCACTGGGTGCGCTCATGGCCGAGCCGCTGTTCCTGATCGTCGATTCGGCGCTGGTCGGACACCTCGGCACCGTGCCACTGGCTGCCCTGGGCATAGCGTCGGCGATCCTGCAGACGATCGTCGGGCTCATGGTCTTCCTCGCGTATTCGACGACGCCGGCCGTCGCGCGCCGCTTCGGTGCCGGCGACGCGCGGTCGGCGGTCTCGGTGGGAATCGACGGACTCTGGCTCGCGCTCGGGCTCGGCGCACTCCTGGCTCTGGCCGGGTCGCTCGCGACACCGCCGCTTGTCTCTCTCTTCGGCGCCTCGGAACAGGTCGCCGCCGATGCCGTGACTTACCTCCAGATCTCGATGTGGGGTCTGCCCGCGATGCTCATCGTGTTCGCCGCGACCGGACTGCTGCGGGGAATGCAAGACACCGTCACACCGCTGTGGATCGCGGCCGCGGGCTTCGGCGCGAACGCGGCACTGAACGCGCTGTTCATCTACGGCCTCGGATGGGGAATCGCCGGCTCGGCGGTCGGGACGGTGCTCGCCCAGTGGGGCATGGTCGTCGCCTACGTCGGCGTCATCGGCCGCCTGGCGCGCCGGCATTCGGCGCAGGTCCGCCCGTCGGCCCGCGGCGTACGCGGCTCGGCCCGCACGGGCGGTTGGCTGTTCCTGCGGACGGTGTCGCTGCGGATCGCGCTGCTGACCACCGTCGCTGTCGCGACGGGCCTGGGCACGGAGGAACTGGCCGGCTGGCAGGTCGCGTACACGATCTTCTCGGCGGCGGCGTTCGCCCTCGACGCCCTCGCGATCGCGGCCCAAGCGCTCATCGGAAAGTCCCTCGGCGAAGAGGACCACGCCCGGGTGCGCAAGGTCCTCCAGCGAACGAGCGCGTGGGGGCTGTGGTTCGGCATCGTCGTCGGGGCGGGGGTCGCTGCGGCATCCGGGGTCATCGGTATTCTCTTCACCGGCGACTCGGAGCTTGCCGCGATCGTGCAGCCCGCTCTGCTCGTGCTCGCCGTCGCCCAACCCCTGTGCGGGATCGTCTTCGTCTGGGACGGCGTGCTCATCGGCGCGGGCGACGCGCGGTACCTCGCGATCGCCGGCGCGCTGAACCTCGTGCCCTTCCTTCCCGCGCTCGCGCTCGTCGCGGTCTTCCATCCGGGCGGAGCGGCGGGTCTGGCGTGGCTTGCCGTCGCGTTCTTCGGCGTCTACATGCTCGCTCGCGCCGCGACGCTCGGCTGGCGATTGCGCGGCCACGCGTGGCTCGGCTCTACCCTCAACGTATGA
- a CDS encoding M13 family metallopeptidase translates to MTDATVSGLPLEELSADIRPQDDLFRHVNGAWLDRTEIPDDKARWGSFHLIAEQAEKDVRAIIEESTDAEPGTETRKIGDLYTSFMDTERIAALGATPIASQLAAVDAISSIPELLTTLGSLERDGVSGLFGLYVEPDPGNPERYVPFIVQGGLSLPDESYYRLENFDETRREFRAHIERMLTLAGVTDAATDADRIVALETELASHHWDNVRSRDAVATYNLRTWTQVLEMAGLDLAPWLSALAPGKETAFDEVVVYQPSFIESLGGLLSAGRLEDWKAWLRFAVIRGAAPLLSDEFIAENFSFYGTQLTGVPTIRERWKRGVSLVEGAMGEAVGRVYVERHFPPAAKDAMDELVANLIEAYRRSIRALEWMSPETRERALAKLDAFTPKIGYPVTWKDYSALEIDATDLVGNARRSHRVEHDRQLAKVGQPIDRDEWFMTPQTVNAYYNPLMNEIVFPAAILQYPFFDVDRDPAANYGGIGAVIGHEIGHGFDDQGSRFDGDGSLRDWWTEDDRAAFEQRTKSLIEQYDALTPRGLDEKHHVNGALTIGENIGDLGGLGIAIKAYEISLDGEPAPVIDGYTGIQRLLLSWGQIWQQKGRDAETIRLLTIDPHSPNEFRCNQIVRNVDAFYDAFEVTEADELWLDPAERVTIW, encoded by the coding sequence ATGACCGACGCGACCGTCTCTGGCCTCCCGCTGGAAGAGCTTTCTGCCGACATCCGCCCGCAAGACGACCTCTTCCGCCACGTCAACGGCGCGTGGCTGGATCGGACGGAGATTCCGGACGACAAGGCTCGCTGGGGGTCGTTCCACCTCATCGCCGAGCAGGCCGAGAAGGATGTGCGCGCGATCATCGAGGAGAGCACGGATGCCGAGCCCGGCACCGAGACCCGCAAGATCGGCGATCTGTACACGAGCTTCATGGACACCGAGCGCATCGCGGCGCTCGGGGCGACGCCGATCGCCAGTCAGCTCGCGGCCGTCGACGCGATCTCATCGATTCCCGAGCTGTTGACGACGCTCGGTTCTCTCGAGCGCGATGGCGTGTCGGGGCTGTTCGGCCTCTACGTCGAGCCGGACCCCGGAAACCCTGAGCGTTATGTTCCCTTCATCGTGCAGGGCGGGCTGTCGCTTCCCGACGAGAGCTACTACCGGCTCGAGAACTTCGATGAGACACGCCGCGAGTTCCGTGCGCACATCGAACGGATGCTGACCCTCGCCGGCGTGACGGACGCCGCAACGGATGCCGACCGCATCGTTGCCCTCGAGACCGAGCTCGCCTCGCACCACTGGGACAACGTGCGCAGTCGGGATGCTGTGGCAACGTACAACCTGCGGACGTGGACGCAGGTTCTGGAGATGGCCGGTCTCGACCTCGCGCCGTGGCTGTCGGCGCTGGCTCCCGGGAAGGAGACGGCCTTCGACGAGGTCGTCGTCTACCAGCCGAGCTTCATCGAGTCGCTCGGCGGCCTGCTGAGTGCCGGGCGACTGGAGGACTGGAAGGCGTGGCTGCGATTCGCCGTCATCCGGGGAGCTGCCCCGCTGCTGTCGGACGAGTTCATCGCCGAGAACTTCAGCTTCTACGGGACCCAGCTCACGGGTGTGCCGACGATCCGGGAGCGCTGGAAGCGCGGGGTCAGCCTCGTCGAAGGCGCGATGGGCGAAGCCGTCGGCCGCGTCTACGTCGAGCGACACTTTCCGCCCGCCGCGAAGGACGCGATGGACGAACTGGTCGCGAACCTCATCGAGGCGTATCGGCGCAGCATCCGTGCCCTCGAATGGATGAGCCCCGAGACGCGGGAACGCGCCCTGGCCAAGCTCGACGCCTTCACCCCGAAGATCGGGTACCCGGTGACGTGGAAGGACTACTCCGCGCTCGAGATCGACGCCACTGATCTCGTCGGCAACGCACGCCGCTCGCACCGGGTCGAGCACGACCGTCAACTCGCGAAGGTGGGGCAGCCGATCGACCGTGACGAGTGGTTCATGACGCCACAGACCGTCAACGCGTATTACAACCCGCTGATGAACGAGATCGTCTTCCCCGCGGCGATCCTGCAGTACCCGTTCTTCGACGTGGACCGCGACCCTGCCGCGAACTATGGCGGCATCGGAGCGGTGATCGGCCACGAGATCGGTCACGGCTTCGACGACCAGGGGAGCCGCTTCGACGGCGACGGTTCGCTACGGGACTGGTGGACAGAAGACGATCGCGCGGCCTTCGAGCAGCGCACCAAGAGTCTGATCGAGCAGTACGACGCGCTCACCCCGCGCGGCCTCGACGAGAAACACCACGTCAACGGCGCCCTCACGATCGGTGAGAACATCGGCGACCTCGGCGGCCTCGGCATCGCGATCAAGGCGTACGAGATCTCCCTCGACGGTGAACCGGCACCGGTCATCGACGGATACACCGGCATCCAGCGCCTCCTGCTGAGCTGGGGTCAGATCTGGCAGCAGAAGGGCCGAGATGCCGAGACCATCCGGCTGCTCACGATCGACCCGCATTCGCCGAACGAGTTCCGCTGCAATCAGATCGTGCGCAACGTGGATGCCTTCTATGACGCCTTCGAGGTGACCGAGGCTGACGAGCTGTGGCTCGACCCCGCCGAGCGCGTCACCATCTGGTGA
- a CDS encoding metal-dependent transcriptional regulator: MPSPAIDDYLKTVYHHTEWQTERITPSQLAAELGLAPSSVTEMVRKLAAQGLVTHRPYGPISLTASGERRAAAVIRRHRLIETWLVREFGYTWAEVHEEAEVLEHAISDRLLAGIDERLGFPRFDPHGDAIPDVEGAVSREPFVVLADAPPGHCGRVLRVSDRIPGLLESLDAASIDVGTVICVRGPELVDVDGRDVTLPATAPDAIWLTA, encoded by the coding sequence ATGCCCTCACCGGCCATCGACGACTACCTGAAGACGGTCTACCACCACACCGAGTGGCAGACCGAGCGGATCACCCCCTCGCAGCTCGCCGCCGAACTCGGGCTCGCGCCCTCGAGCGTGACCGAGATGGTCCGCAAGCTCGCGGCACAGGGGCTCGTCACGCATCGCCCCTACGGGCCGATCTCGCTCACGGCATCCGGCGAGCGCCGCGCCGCTGCCGTCATCCGTCGTCACCGCCTCATCGAGACCTGGCTCGTGCGCGAGTTCGGCTACACCTGGGCCGAGGTCCACGAAGAGGCCGAGGTTCTCGAACACGCCATCAGCGACCGCCTGCTCGCCGGGATCGACGAACGCCTCGGATTCCCCCGGTTCGACCCCCACGGCGACGCGATTCCGGATGTCGAGGGCGCGGTATCGCGGGAGCCGTTCGTCGTGCTCGCCGATGCTCCCCCCGGACACTGCGGGCGCGTGCTCCGCGTCTCGGACCGCATTCCCGGACTCCTGGAGTCGCTGGATGCGGCATCCATCGACGTGGGCACCGTCATCTGTGTCCGCGGCCCGGAGCTCGTCGACGTCGACGGCCGCGACGTGACGCTGCCGGCAACAGCGCCCGACGCCATTTGGCTGACCGCCTGA
- a CDS encoding pyridoxamine 5'-phosphate oxidase family protein: protein MTPESPSSPSLQVRRKPHRQSTDAEMLREILTEGLVAHVGFVRDGMPIVLPYLYGVGDLGEGPVLLLHGSTGGGLFLDAGGDGMPVSVTVTHVDGLVFAASTFESSANYRSAVVFGNARVVPEDLRDQALWQVSDHLMPGRRAEVREMTRKEVRATQVLQVPLDQASIKVRFDGVGDTEDDGEDHTVWAGVVPLAVRAGSPVGSPVTRATGAADAASVTAFTRRLGELADEREARLRELMQP from the coding sequence ATGACGCCCGAGAGCCCCTCCTCCCCGTCGCTTCAGGTGCGGCGCAAACCGCACCGGCAGAGCACGGATGCCGAGATGCTGCGCGAGATCCTCACCGAAGGCCTCGTCGCCCACGTGGGGTTCGTCCGCGACGGGATGCCGATCGTGCTCCCCTACCTCTACGGCGTCGGTGATCTCGGTGAGGGACCCGTTCTGCTGTTGCACGGGTCGACCGGCGGTGGGCTGTTCCTGGATGCCGGCGGCGACGGGATGCCGGTCTCGGTCACGGTCACGCACGTCGATGGACTCGTCTTCGCGGCATCCACATTCGAGAGCTCGGCGAACTATCGCAGCGCCGTCGTGTTCGGAAACGCGCGGGTTGTTCCCGAAGACCTGCGCGATCAGGCGCTGTGGCAGGTCTCCGACCACCTCATGCCCGGCCGGCGCGCCGAGGTGCGGGAGATGACGCGCAAGGAGGTTCGCGCGACGCAGGTGCTGCAGGTCCCGCTCGATCAGGCAAGCATCAAGGTCCGCTTCGACGGCGTCGGCGACACCGAGGATGACGGCGAAGATCACACCGTCTGGGCGGGGGTCGTCCCGCTGGCCGTCCGCGCGGGCTCACCGGTCGGTTCACCGGTGACCCGCGCGACGGGCGCTGCAGATGCGGCATCCGTCACCGCCTTCACACGCAGGCTCGGCGAGCTCGCTGACGAGCGGGAGGCCCGGCTGCGCGAGCTCATGCAGCCCTGA
- a CDS encoding PadR family transcriptional regulator, translated as MSLRYALLALLRVGPLSGYELAKQFTQSVGHVWHAPDSQIYPELRKMEADGLVEAEEQARGERGTRRMYHVTDAGNQAFLDWMASPLEYQRVRDPAHLRAAYLESASPDAARAFFLRHIEQWEGELAQWEGEIRKIDLIDPPNPMLERRLKASPVDEHERIVAYKHFTYEGLVERAKGEIAWAQRGLALVDKLDPSE; from the coding sequence ATGAGCCTTCGCTACGCGCTGCTCGCGCTGTTGCGGGTCGGACCGCTGTCGGGGTACGAGCTGGCAAAGCAGTTCACCCAGTCCGTCGGCCACGTCTGGCATGCGCCGGACTCGCAGATCTATCCCGAGCTGCGCAAGATGGAAGCCGACGGCCTGGTCGAGGCCGAGGAGCAGGCGCGCGGCGAGCGCGGCACTCGTCGCATGTATCACGTCACGGATGCCGGAAACCAGGCGTTCCTCGACTGGATGGCTTCACCTCTCGAGTACCAGCGCGTACGCGACCCTGCCCACTTGCGCGCCGCGTACTTGGAGTCGGCATCACCGGATGCTGCGCGGGCGTTCTTCCTCCGCCACATCGAACAGTGGGAGGGCGAACTGGCCCAGTGGGAGGGCGAGATCCGCAAGATCGATCTCATCGATCCCCCAAACCCCATGCTCGAGCGCCGTCTGAAGGCCTCCCCTGTCGACGAACACGAACGCATCGTCGCGTACAAGCACTTCACCTACGAGGGACTCGTCGAGCGCGCGAAGGGTGAGATCGCCTGGGCCCAGCGCGGTCTGGCGCTGGTCGACAAGCTCGACCCCAGCGAGTGA
- a CDS encoding ClC family H(+)/Cl(-) exchange transporter → MAGNTSSVKTPDGGSGAARQIAILMLLAAVAGLGVGLLGGAFRWCIDQAEHLRIQVFAFAHDQPGWGWVIAIAVTGIGATLAALLVKWVPQAAGSGIQYVEAVERGEEPPSALGVLVAKFVGGVLSIGSGMVLGREGPTVHIGAVLGAEAARRSRRPAADARTLHSALSGAGLAVAFNAPLGGSLFVIEEVAQSVRARIVLPTLTGVAVAVATAWIVVGNAPIFDVKPVPPPDLAQVGVFAVFGLLTGVLGAGYNRLILGFLTAARAARRVPPVAQAAIIGGAVGLLLFFDPLGAGGGDPISQGLLQGDSLIPLVLAATLVIRFLAGPLSYAAGTPGGLFAPLLAIGALWGALCGSLAKLVLPEIADTTVVVFVLVGMTSMFAATIRAPLTGIAVVVEMTAVATVLAPMLAASVCAILVAAALRTRPIYEDLRERMLHPPAVRPVFPSRRDRA, encoded by the coding sequence ATGGCGGGCAACACGTCGTCGGTGAAGACTCCGGATGGCGGCAGCGGCGCTGCGCGGCAGATCGCGATCCTCATGCTGCTCGCCGCGGTCGCGGGGCTCGGGGTGGGACTGCTCGGTGGGGCGTTCCGCTGGTGCATCGACCAGGCCGAGCACCTGCGCATCCAGGTCTTCGCGTTCGCCCACGACCAGCCCGGATGGGGATGGGTGATCGCGATCGCCGTCACCGGGATCGGCGCGACGTTGGCTGCGCTTCTCGTGAAATGGGTGCCGCAGGCGGCGGGGAGCGGCATCCAGTACGTCGAGGCGGTCGAACGCGGCGAAGAGCCCCCGAGCGCGCTGGGGGTGCTCGTGGCCAAGTTCGTCGGCGGCGTGCTCTCGATCGGGTCCGGAATGGTGCTCGGTCGCGAAGGTCCGACGGTCCACATCGGCGCGGTGCTCGGCGCCGAGGCGGCACGCCGAAGCCGCAGGCCCGCCGCGGATGCCCGCACCCTTCATTCCGCACTGTCGGGCGCGGGCCTTGCCGTTGCCTTCAATGCGCCCCTCGGCGGGTCCCTCTTCGTCATCGAAGAAGTCGCCCAGTCGGTGCGGGCGCGCATCGTGCTTCCGACCTTGACGGGCGTTGCGGTAGCTGTGGCCACGGCGTGGATCGTCGTCGGCAACGCGCCGATCTTCGACGTGAAGCCGGTGCCGCCGCCCGACCTCGCGCAGGTCGGGGTTTTCGCCGTCTTCGGCTTACTGACGGGCGTCCTCGGTGCCGGTTACAACCGACTCATCCTCGGCTTCCTGACCGCCGCGCGAGCAGCGCGCCGCGTCCCGCCGGTCGCCCAGGCGGCGATCATCGGCGGTGCCGTCGGCCTTCTGCTGTTCTTCGATCCGCTCGGTGCCGGCGGTGGTGACCCGATCTCGCAGGGGCTGCTCCAGGGCGACTCCCTCATCCCCCTCGTGCTCGCCGCGACCCTCGTCATCCGGTTCTTGGCGGGGCCCCTCTCCTACGCCGCCGGAACCCCCGGGGGTCTGTTCGCGCCGCTCCTCGCGATCGGTGCGCTGTGGGGAGCGCTGTGCGGATCGCTTGCCAAGCTGGTTCTGCCGGAGATCGCCGATACGACGGTCGTCGTGTTCGTGCTCGTCGGCATGACCTCGATGTTTGCCGCCACGATCCGCGCGCCGCTCACCGGAATCGCGGTCGTGGTCGAGATGACAGCCGTCGCGACCGTGCTCGCGCCGATGCTGGCGGCATCCGTGTGTGCGATCCTCGTCGCCGCGGCACTGCGCACGCGCCCCATCTACGAAGACCTCCGCGAACGGATGCTGCATCCACCCGCTGTTCGCCCGGTGTTCCCGTCGCGCAGGGATCGCGCATAG